AGCGATGGCGATGCCCATCCACAGCACGATCTCGCCGAAATAGTTGGGGTGGCGAGACCAGGCCCACAGCCCTGTGCGAATGAACTCGTCCTTGTTGGTCGGCTCGGCACGGAAGCGGCTCTTCTGCAGATCCGCCACAATCTCGAAGACGAATCCGGCGAGCCACAGCAGCATGCCGACGACGGTGAGAACACCCAGGGTGGGCCGCTCGGCTGCGGTGATGGCCGCCAAGGCAGCGGAGAGCGTGATCGCGACCCAGAGGGCTTGGATGATCCAGACGGTCAGGAAGCGTGGGAAGTCCGGCTTGATGTCATCGAATCGATCATCGGAGCCGGAGCGGCGAACGCGCATGAAGAGAAACGATCCGAGCCGCAGCGCCCACAGTGTCACCGCACCAGCCAGGAGCAATGAGACAGCATCGGTGTGGCCACTGAGCGCAACGCCGCCGATCGCTGCGGTGATGTACGTGAGGCTTCCGGCTAGGTCGAAGAACGTCTCCGTTTGATTCAGCCAGGCTGGGATGAAAGCGATGATCTGGACGAGGAAGATCCAGGCCACCACGAGCGCAAAGACGGGCAGACCCATCACCTCGGTGCCCTGGCGGGATCCGGCTGCGGCGATGCCGGCACCGAGCGCCACGACGAGCAGGAGGATTGCTGCTGATACGGCTGGCTTCTTCTTCGCCCCTTGGGCGTCGCCGGACGATGCAGTCATGATTGGTTCTCTCCTTGGTACAGCTGGTGGACATGGTGTGCAACCGTGTTCAGGAACTCGGTACGGCGAAGTTTGAGCGTCGGAGTCAAGGTCCGATCGTCCTCGGAGGGCACCGCCATTAGCACGATGAACCGGCGCACTTGCTCGGCGCGCGAGACGGCCGCGTTCGCGCCGTCGACGGTGCGCTGGATGTGCGCCCGGATAGCCTCGTCATCGATGCGGATTCCGTCGCGCGTTGTCGGTGCCGCCTCCAGCTGTTGTGCGAGTTCGGCGGAGCCGCGCCTGCGCGCCCACGCGGCCGCCTTTTCGGCATCGAGCAAAATCACCGCTGCGGCATACGGCTTACCTTCGCCCAGCATGATCGCCTCAGAGACGATCGGGTCTGTCGCGACCACGGCCTCCCACGGTTCCGGGGCAATGTTCTTGCCACTCGCCGTCACGATGATGTTCTTCAGCCGGCCCTGGATATACAGGAAGCCGTCCTGATCTAAGCGCCCAACGTCCCCGGTGCGGTAGAAGCCATCGGTGTAAGACTCGCCGTCGTCCTTGGGATTCAGGTAGCCCGGGCTCACGCCGACACCGCGCACCAGCACCTCACCCTCATCCGAGATGCGCACGCTCGAACCAGGAATCGGAATACCCACAGATCCCGCCCGCATCGTTCCAGGCCGGTTTCCCGTAATTGGGGCGGTGGTCTCGGTGAGGCCGTAACCCTCAATCACGGGAATACCGACGCCGCGAAAAAAATTCCCGAGAGAAGGATCCAAGGCAGACGCGCCTGATAGCAGGTAATCGACGCGCCCACCCATGAGAGCTCGCAAGCGGCCATAGAAGAGCCGCTCGAAGAGTCTGTGCCTCAGCACGAGCCAGCGGGACGGCCTAAGGTCTGGTTGATATTGGGTTCGTTCGAGATGCTCACCCCAGGCGATAGCGGTGCGATCCGCCACGGCGAAAACAGACCCGACCTTGCTCTCCTGGGCCTTGGCGCGTGCCGCCACGCGAATCTTCTCAAGGATTCGCGGAACCACCACCATGAAGGTGGGGCGAACCTCACCCATCGCCGCAACCGCTGATTTTGGGTCACCCACGTGAACGATCTTCATCCCCGCATAGACCGAGACGAGCTGAAGCCCTTGGGCGAGCACGTGGGCCAGCGGCAACAGGATGATCGTGGTGGCCCGATCATGAACCACCTCGCCGTATGCCTGCGTAACCTGCACCACCAGCCGCACGAAGTTGCCGTGAGTGATTCGCACTCCCTTCTGCCGGCCCGTGGTTCCGGAGGTGAAGACGATGCTCGCCAGGTCATCGGGGCCCGCGAGCTGCTCGCGGCGTTCGATCTCCACTTCATCAACACCGTCACCGAGTCGCTCCAGCGCCGCGAGATCATGGCCGGGGTTGGCATCGAAGGTCCAGACGGCAATGCCTGGGAGCGCGTGTGCGAGCACATCCCGATGCGAATCATCTGAGGCAAACGCAACCCGAACCCCGCACTCGCTCACGATGCGCTCGACCTGAGGAATAGACGCGGTCTCATAAATCGGGACGACGACACCTCCGGCCGCCCATATGGCGAAATCCGCTAGAGCCCATTCGTAACACGTCTCGGACATGATGGCGACACGATCACCCGGCTTAACACCCGCTGCGATCAGTCCTCCCGCCAGATCGTGGACCTGCTCCCGAAACCGCGCGATCGTCACGTCATGGACCTCGCCGTCGATCCACCGCGCAAACGCGACGTGATCGGGGTTGATAGCTGCTCTGGCCCCCAGTAGATCGGGAACGGAACGTAGATCGGTTCGTTCCGCCATTAGAGCGATGGTGGTCTCGCGCATCATGCTCTCATCTCTTCATCGCACATATATTGCTTGGCTATTTACTAGATTAGCATGCTACATGCCTGCGTGCTATTGTTGCCAGATGCGTGGATCATCGCAGGAGGACGAGGCTAGCCAGAGTCTCTACAGCGTCGAATCCAGTGACCCCCAGAGCCAACTTGTGGATCGCTCCAAACTTTCCGACGACGATGTGGCTCAGATCAACCAGTTGATGGCCGCGATGGCACAGTTGCGCAGAGCAGAGGATGCACTCTCAGAGGCCTCAACGCGCTACATGAAACTGAACAAGACCGACATGCGCGCCCTGCACTATCTGATCGTGTGCCTGCACCGAGACCAGATCGCTATGCCCGCAGACCTCGCCATCCACCTCGGCATCACCACCGCCTCAACAACGAAACTGCTCGACAGGCTCGCCAAGGGCGGCCACATCACTCGAGAGCCGCACCCGTCCGACCGGCGAGCGCTCAGCGTTCGCATCACACCAGGGACATATCGATCCGCTATGGACACTGTGGGCCGTCAACAGGCGAAACGATTCTCAGCCGCTGCACAACGTACTCGCGAAGAGCGAGCGGTGATTATTTCGTTTCTCGAAGACACTGCACGTGAATTATCGGATACCACACAGGTGTGGCCCACGCTGTAGCACGCTCACCTGCGGGACGGCTATGACCACGGTTTGGAGTGGGATAGTCGAACTGCGAGGAGGATGTGGCCACCTGAAGAGCGATGACGTGGTCTCGCATGTACTCACTGCTGCGCGGGATTCCGGTGGGGAAGGTCACTGAGAATCGCCGGATCCATCGGGCGGCGGTCACCGCACATCTTTGTCCTGGCGGGGTTCCAGCACGTGCCGCGCGGGGCCTGACTGCACGCTAATGCGCATGCCAGTAAGCCTGTCACTGGCTCCCGTAGGCTTTGAGTGACGGCACGAGAGTGGCTCGACCGCAGATGACGGGAGAGTCCAGCATGGCCAAGTCAGTCTTCTACAGCTTCCACTACGACCGTGACGCGTGGCGAGTGCAGCAGATCATCCAGATGGGTGCATTGGAAGGCCAGCCCATTTTCAATGCGCAGCAGTGGGAGGAAGTCAAGCGCAAGGGCGACGCGGCCATCGAGAAGTGGATCGCTGACCAGATGGCGTACAAGTCGGCGGTCGTAGTCGTGATCGGCGCTCAGAGCGCCAGCCGCCATGGGTTCGCCATGAGATCGCATATGCGTGGGATAACCACAAGCCGCTGGTCGGCATCCGCATTCACGGGCTGGCCGACCGCAACGGAAACACCGACTTATATGGGGAGAACCCGTTCAGCAAGGTCTCGCTCAAGGGAGGCGGCACAGTCGGAGACTACGTTCCCGTCTACAACCCCAACGGCTCGAACGGCCAGGCCATCTACGCCGATCTCGAGGGACTGCTGCACGGATAGGTGACAGGTTGTAGTCACGCCGCCAGTGCGGCGGTCGTGTTCATGATGGTCTCGAACTCGATGGGCGTCAAACGGCTCAAGCGCCGCTGGCGACGTCGGCGGTGGTAGGTCCGCTCGATTCAGGTCACGATCGCGATGCGCAACTGCTCACGGGTGGACCACGAGCGGCGGTCGAGGACGTTTTTCTGCAGCAGCGCGAAGAATGATTCCATCGCGGCGTTGTCTCCGCTGGAGCGGACTCTTCCCATGGACCCGATCATGCGGTGACGGGTCAGCGCGCGCAGGAATTTCCTGCTTCGGAATTGAGATCCTCGGTCCGAATGGACCACGCAGCCGGCGACGTCACCGCGCATGGCGACAGCGTTCTCGAGGGCTTGGACGGCCAGCCTGGACTTCATTCTGGAGTCCACCGAGTACCTGACGATCCGGCTGCTGAACGCGTCTTTGATCGCGCAACAGTAGAGCTTGCCCTCCGCGGTCTTGTGCTCCGTGATGTCCACGAGCCAGAGTTCGTTCGGCGCGTCGGCGGCGAACACGTGCCGGGTCCTGCCGTGCTCGTCGGTGACCGCGCAGAGGTCGTCGTGGACGGGAGGGCCAGGCTTACGACCGCCCCGGCCGCGCTGCTTCCCCAACGCGCTCCACCAGCCGTTGCTCGCGGCGATCCGCCACGCGGTCCGGTCCGACATTGCTTCGCCCGCATCACGGGCCTCGTCGGCGAGGAGCCGGTGTCCGAACTCCGGGTCATCACGGTGCGCGTCGAACAGGGCGTTCGCGCGATGCGCCTCGTCGAGCTCCCGATCCGTGACCCGGTGCGCAAGCCAGCGCTTGCAGGGCTGGCGGGAGAGCTTGAGGACCCGACACGTCACCGCGACGGGGACTCCGTCAGCGGCGAGCTCTTTTACGAACGGGTAACTCATTTTCCCGGCAGGTTCGCCTGCGACAGATACGCCGCCGCCCGCCAAAGGACCTCGTTCTCCTGCTCGAGGAGTCGGATCCGCTTGCGCGCCTCACGCAGCTCAGCGCCCTCCACACGGGACTGGCCAGGCTTCGCGCCCTCGTCGAGGTCAACGCGACGCAGCCACTTCTGCAACGTCATCGGGTGGACCCCGAAGCCTTATCCGATCTGCTCGATCGCCACTCCAGGCTCACGGTTGCGGGCGACGCGCACGACGTCATCACGGAACTCGGACGGGTAGGGCTTAGGCACGATGCCATCCTTCCAGGCCCACACCTCGGGCGAGCCAGATCAGATGTCACCTATCCGTGCAGCAGTCCCCACCGTCGCTTCACGCCGCCGGGATCTCATTGGTGCGCTCGCGGAGACGGTGCTTGACCGGCCGCTGACCCCGCTGGAGCACACGGCGATCGATACGGCGTTGACGGAGACGGTGGCGCAAAACGATGTGCCGATTCTGCCGATGGTCGTGGACCGAGTCCTCAACCCGAGCCAGGCTGTGGACCCGGAGCACCGTCTCGCCGAGGATGGCCGACTCGTCGGTCATGCGCTGCGTCGCCTCGTTGCCGGTGACCTGGCCGGGCTCTTCGATGGGCCCTCGACGGTGACGTTCGATCCGAGCCTGCTGATGATCTCCCTGGATCTGTCGCGGGTGGCGGAGAACTCGACGCTGATCTCGGTGTTGATGACGTGTTCGTCGGCACGGATGGAGTCGGTGCCGCTGGACCCGAACGGCGGGCAGCGGTGGTGCATCTACGACGAGGCCTGGCGGCTCATGCAGCACCCGGCCGTGCCGCGCCGGATGGACGTTTACTGGCGTCTTGCTCGTGCGTACGGGATCGCGAACATGCTCATCTTCCACAAGCTCACCGACCTCGAAAACGTCGGCGACCAAGGCTCCGCGCTGCGTTCCCTGGCGAACAGCCTGCTCGCGAATGCGGAGACCCGGATCATCTACCGGCAGGAGACCGGCCAGCTCGGCGTCACCGCCGATGCTCTCGGCCTCACTGGCACGGAGCGGAAGCTCCTCCCGGGGCTCGGCGTTGGGCAGGGGCTGTGGCGAATCAAGGACCGCTCGTTCGTGTGCCAGCACCAGCTGCATCGGTCGGAGCTGGAGCTCTTCGACACGACTGGACTCATGAATGGTGAAACCCGCAAGCTCAGGATTCCTGAAGGCTAGTTCGATGGAAGAGGCGGGTTCAGCGTGCGCTTTCGGGAGTCTGGGGTTGCATGTTCCGCGAACATGCAACCCCACTTGCACTCACGTCCGCATTCCCTTCGACGTTGTATTCAGTCGAGCAGCTCGGCGATGAGTGCCTCGACACGGTTCTTGATCTCGTCGCGGATGGGGCGGACGGCGTCGATGCCCTGCCCTGCGGGGTCGTCGAGTTTCCAGTCCTCGTAGCGTTTACCTGGGAAGAACGGGCAGGCGTCGCCGCATCCCATCGTGATGACGACGTCGGAGGCCTGCACGGCCTCAGTCGTGATCACCTTGGGTGTTTCGCTGCGGATGTCGATTCCTTCTTCGAACATGGCGTCAACGGCGATGGGGTTGATCTGTTCGGCGGGGATCGATCCGGCCGAGCGCACTTCGATGCGTCCGGCGGCGAGGTGACGGAGATAGCCTGCGGCCATCTGGGAGCGTCCGGCGTTATGTACGCAGACAAATAAGACAGAAGGTGTGGACATGAGGGTTCTCACTTTCGATTTTGACGGGCGGCAGGTTAGGTAAGTGCTGTGACGAGGATGCCGCCTGCGGCTCCGACGATCACGACGATCCAGGGCGGTAGCTTCCATGCGACGAGCAGCACGAAGCAGATCAGCGCCAGCGCGAACGCGGGCGGGGTGAGGATCGCGGTGGTGAACACGGGCGTGTAGAGGGCGGCGGCGAGGATGCCGACGACCGCCGCGTTCGCGCCGCGCATGACCGCCTGCACCCACCCATGGTGCTGTAGCCGGTTCCAGAAAGGCAGCACCCCGACCAGGAGCAGGAAGCCAGGCAGGAAGATCCCGGCCAGCGCGATGCTCGCCCCCGCAACCCCACCCGGACCGACGGACGAGACAGCGCCGAGGAACGAGGCGAGGGTGAACAGCGGACCGGGCACGGCCTGGGCGGCACCGTATCCGGCGAGGAAGTCCGCGTTCGAGACCCAGCCGGGATCGACGACGCCGGATTGCAAGAGCGGAAGCACGACGTGACCTCCGCCGAACACGAGCGCCCCGGCCCTCGCGAACGCATCAAACAGGGCGACGCCACCGTTCCCGGTGACAGCAGCGAGCATCGGCATCCCGGCCAGGATCGCGACGAACAGGGCGAGCGCGGTGATCCCTGCGACCCGGGCCACCGGGAACCGCACCGCCGTCGCCGTGTTCGTGGCGGGTGCGCGGCAGACGAAGTATCCGGCGATCCCGCCGAGGACGATCGCGAGGATTTGGCCGAGCGATCCGGCCAGCAGCAGCGCGGCGAGGGCAGCAACGGCGGCTATCGCTGCGCGCTGCCGGTCCGGGGTAAGTGTTTTCGCCATGCCAAGGACGGCCTGGGCGACGATCGCGACCGCGACAGTTTTCAGCCCGGCGAGGATACCTTGCCCGATGGGGCCGGTGAACAGGGACGCGCCGGACGCGAAGGTGAGCATGAGGGCCGCAGACGGGAGCGTGAATGCGATGAAGGCGGCCAGCGCGCCCCGGTATCCGGCGCGGTGCAGGCCGATGCCGAAGCCGACCTGGCTCGAGGCAGGGCCGGGCAGGAACTGGCACAGCGCGACCAGGTTGGCGTAGGCGCGGTCGTCCATCCAGCGTCGGCGTTCGACGATCTCGGTGCGGAAGTAGCCCAGGTGTGCGATCGGCCCGCCGAACGAGGTCAGTCCGAGCCGCAGGAAGACGCGGAACACTTCCCACGCTGAGGCATGTCCGGGAGTGGGAGCCTTCTTCTCGCCTGTCATGGGCTGCCACCGTCGACGTGGACGTGCAGATCGGTGAGAAGACCGCGAACGCGGGCTTCGATGTCGTCGCGGATCGCGGCAATGCCTACTTCGGAGGCGAGGGCGGGGTCGCCGACGGCCCAGTCTTCGTATCGAACGCCGGGGATGATCGGGCACACATCCCCGCACCCCATGGTCACGACGACATCGGCGGCGCGCACCGCATCGTCGGTGAGTGGTTTCGGGAACGCCTCGGCCGCGTCGCGGTTGCCTCCGATCTCCGCGAGCAGGGATCGCACATGCGGGTGCACGTCAGCGGCGGGGGTCGACCCGGCAGAGCGGGCGATGATACGACCGCCTGCGAGCTGGTTCACGATCGCGGCGGCGAGCTGGGACCGTCCCGCGTTCGCGACGCACACGAACAGCACCTGCGGCACCCCAGACTCTCGATCCCGCGTAAGGTCAGCCAGGCGCTGACGGGCGAAGCGTTCGGTGAGCGGGATCATGTGCTGGGTGAGCTTCGCTGACCGCACGAGGCCCGCGTAGGACTCGCGGACGATCGCGACCACGAGATCGCGGTTCAGGCCGGTGAGTTCATCGGCGAGTTCTTCTGCGAGCCGGGTCAGGCGGGCATCCATCGTTCGGAGTGCTTCGGCACGATCCTCGGCCTCGACCTGCACGTCAGTGACGGCAGCTGGCGCGAACGTGTCGAGAAGGGCGGTGACGGCGCTGCGGCGTTCGGGGACGATCCGGTAGTACACCCAGGTGCCGCGCCGTTCGGAGGCGAGCATGCCCGTCTCCTTCATTACTTTCAGGTGGTGCGAGATCGTGGGCTGGGATACGTCGGCGAGTTCTGCGAGATCGCACACGCAGGCTTCCCCGCGCGGGTCGGTCGCGATCGCCGACAGCATCCGAAGCCGGAGTGGATCGGAGAGCGATTTCAGCACGGTCGCGACCGTGGTCGCCGCTTCGGTGCCGATGGCGTGCGTCGCCGACGGCCTGCACTCGGCAGGATCGGTGAGGAGGTTTGTGGTGGTCATGCGATCTGCTCCTTCACGGCAGGAACTGGGGCGTAGGGATTGGTGTGGAACCAGGCGCGTGCCGCCCAGAGCGAGACATAGACCAGACCGACCAAGACGGGCACCTCGATCAGCGGACCGACGACCCCCGCGAGCGCCTGCCCGGAGGTCGCACCGAAGGTGCCGATCGCGACGGCGATCGCGAGCTCGAAGTTGTTCCCGGCGGCGGTGAACGCGAGCGTCGCCGACCGCGCATACCCAAGGCCGAGGCCACGTCCGAGGAGCAGGCCTACGAACCACATGATGGCGAAGTACGCCAGCAGCGGCAGCGCGATCCGGGCGACATCCCACGGCTGGTTCGTGATCGCCTCACCCTGCAACGCGAACAGCAGCACGATCGTGAACAACAGGC
This is a stretch of genomic DNA from Rarobacter incanus. It encodes these proteins:
- a CDS encoding DUF1295 domain-containing protein, whose product is MTASSGDAQGAKKKPAVSAAILLLVVALGAGIAAAGSRQGTEVMGLPVFALVVAWIFLVQIIAFIPAWLNQTETFFDLAGSLTYITAAIGGVALSGHTDAVSLLLAGAVTLWALRLGSFLFMRVRRSGSDDRFDDIKPDFPRFLTVWIIQALWVAITLSAALAAITAAERPTLGVLTVVGMLLWLAGFVFEIVADLQKSRFRAEPTNKDEFIRTGLWAWSRHPNYFGEIVLWMGIAIAAIPALSGWQYATLISPIFVIVLLTQISGIPLLESKADGYWGDKAAYQAYKARTSVLVPLPPRAAGSEQL
- a CDS encoding AMP-dependent synthetase/ligase, which codes for MAERTDLRSVPDLLGARAAINPDHVAFARWIDGEVHDVTIARFREQVHDLAGGLIAAGVKPGDRVAIMSETCYEWALADFAIWAAGGVVVPIYETASIPQVERIVSECGVRVAFASDDSHRDVLAHALPGIAVWTFDANPGHDLAALERLGDGVDEVEIERREQLAGPDDLASIVFTSGTTGRQKGVRITHGNFVRLVVQVTQAYGEVVHDRATTIILLPLAHVLAQGLQLVSVYAGMKIVHVGDPKSAVAAMGEVRPTFMVVVPRILEKIRVAARAKAQESKVGSVFAVADRTAIAWGEHLERTQYQPDLRPSRWLVLRHRLFERLFYGRLRALMGGRVDYLLSGASALDPSLGNFFRGVGIPVIEGYGLTETTAPITGNRPGTMRAGSVGIPIPGSSVRISDEGEVLVRGVGVSPGYLNPKDDGESYTDGFYRTGDVGRLDQDGFLYIQGRLKNIIVTASGKNIAPEPWEAVVATDPIVSEAIMLGEGKPYAAAVILLDAEKAAAWARRRGSAELAQQLEAAPTTRDGIRIDDEAIRAHIQRTVDGANAAVSRAEQVRRFIVLMAVPSEDDRTLTPTLKLRRTEFLNTVAHHVHQLYQGENQS
- a CDS encoding MarR family winged helix-turn-helix transcriptional regulator; the encoded protein is MRGSSQEDEASQSLYSVESSDPQSQLVDRSKLSDDDVAQINQLMAAMAQLRRAEDALSEASTRYMKLNKTDMRALHYLIVCLHRDQIAMPADLAIHLGITTASTTKLLDRLAKGGHITREPHPSDRRALSVRITPGTYRSAMDTVGRQQAKRFSAAAQRTREERAVIISFLEDTARELSDTTQVWPTL
- a CDS encoding arsenate reductase ArsC encodes the protein MSTPSVLFVCVHNAGRSQMAAGYLRHLAAGRIEVRSAGSIPAEQINPIAVDAMFEEGIDIRSETPKVITTEAVQASDVVITMGCGDACPFFPGKRYEDWKLDDPAGQGIDAVRPIRDEIKNRVEALIAELLD
- the chrA gene encoding chromate efflux transporter, with protein sequence MTGEKKAPTPGHASAWEVFRVFLRLGLTSFGGPIAHLGYFRTEIVERRRWMDDRAYANLVALCQFLPGPASSQVGFGIGLHRAGYRGALAAFIAFTLPSAALMLTFASGASLFTGPIGQGILAGLKTVAVAIVAQAVLGMAKTLTPDRQRAAIAAVAALAALLLAGSLGQILAIVLGGIAGYFVCRAPATNTATAVRFPVARVAGITALALFVAILAGMPMLAAVTGNGGVALFDAFARAGALVFGGGHVVLPLLQSGVVDPGWVSNADFLAGYGAAQAVPGPLFTLASFLGAVSSVGPGGVAGASIALAGIFLPGFLLLVGVLPFWNRLQHHGWVQAVMRGANAAVVGILAAALYTPVFTTAILTPPAFALALICFVLLVAWKLPPWIVVIVGAAGGILVTALT
- a CDS encoding metalloregulator ArsR/SmtB family transcription factor, with the translated sequence MTTTNLLTDPAECRPSATHAIGTEAATTVATVLKSLSDPLRLRMLSAIATDPRGEACVCDLAELADVSQPTISHHLKVMKETGMLASERRGTWVYYRIVPERRSAVTALLDTFAPAAVTDVQVEAEDRAEALRTMDARLTRLAEELADELTGLNRDLVVAIVRESYAGLVRSAKLTQHMIPLTERFARQRLADLTRDRESGVPQVLFVCVANAGRSQLAAAIVNQLAGGRIIARSAGSTPAADVHPHVRSLLAEIGGNRDAAEAFPKPLTDDAVRAADVVVTMGCGDVCPIIPGVRYEDWAVGDPALASEVGIAAIRDDIEARVRGLLTDLHVHVDGGSP